The proteins below are encoded in one region of Euwallacea similis isolate ESF13 unplaced genomic scaffold, ESF131.1 scaffold_78, whole genome shotgun sequence:
- the LOC136419117 gene encoding uncharacterized protein: MSFSKYFTQKELEAALEEIVTDLQNNDESQHIDAVYIPPDVDTLTDEENINDENNLQEFEEPTDIVGTFELHLPEYTNQSCTNQSCTLLTNEAQWDSSDDETLGVQKETFAFGK, encoded by the exons atgtcgttttcgaagtattttactcaaaaagaaTTAGAAGCAGCCTTGGAGGAGATCGTGACGGATTTGCAGAATAATGATGAAAGTC aacaTATTGACGCTGTTTATATTCCACCCGACGTGGATACTTTGACCGATGAGGAAAATATAAACGATGAAAATAATCTACAAGAGTTTGAGGAACCAACTGATATAGTTGGAACTTTCGAATTGCATCTACCGGAATATACAAATCAGTCGTGTACGAATCAGTCCTGTACTTTGTTGACCAATGAAGCTCAATGGGATTCATCGGATGATGAAACTTTGGGAGTCCAAAAGGAGACGTTTGCTTTCGGCAAATGA